Proteins from a single region of Fibrobacter sp. UWH6:
- a CDS encoding nucleotidyl transferase AbiEii/AbiGii toxin family protein has translation MISLEEEIQKCVSQGFAEEQAIAKVGQDVILYAISRSHLSESITVKGGVVMRELSHNNRRATQDIDIDFIRYSLEEDSIRSFIKTLNNIDGVSVSLVGQMEDLKQQDYHGKRVFLKLSDSFGFEVTSKVDIGVHKHIDISQEEFCFDIALQNDCVSLLINSKEQMFSEKLRSSLKFGIHSTRYKDVFDLFWLSRNINKEKLRSCMNEFIFSDAGMKENSTSDVIKRIEKVYGDKNFRRQVVRSKKNWLDIDDDMACDGLIEFLRTL, from the coding sequence ATGATCAGTCTTGAGGAAGAAATTCAGAAGTGCGTAAGCCAAGGCTTTGCAGAAGAACAAGCCATTGCTAAAGTAGGGCAAGATGTCATTCTGTACGCAATAAGCCGAAGCCACCTGAGTGAAAGTATAACCGTCAAAGGTGGCGTCGTAATGAGAGAATTGTCGCACAACAACCGCCGAGCCACGCAGGATATTGACATTGATTTCATTCGTTACTCCCTCGAGGAAGATTCCATAAGATCATTTATCAAGACATTGAACAATATTGATGGCGTATCTGTTTCTTTGGTAGGCCAGATGGAAGATTTGAAGCAACAGGATTACCACGGCAAACGGGTGTTCTTGAAATTATCCGATTCATTTGGCTTTGAAGTAACTAGTAAAGTCGACATTGGAGTTCATAAGCACATTGACATTTCGCAAGAAGAGTTCTGTTTCGACATTGCTTTGCAAAATGATTGCGTAAGCCTTTTAATAAATTCAAAGGAGCAGATGTTCTCCGAGAAATTACGTTCCTCGTTAAAGTTCGGCATTCATTCTACACGTTACAAGGATGTATTTGATTTGTTCTGGCTATCCAGAAACATCAACAAAGAAAAATTGCGAAGCTGCATGAATGAATTCATCTTTTCCGATGCGGGAATGAAAGAAAACTCAACGAGTGATGTCATCAAGAGAATCGAAAAGGTTTATGGAGACAAAAACTTTAGAAGACAAGTTGTCCGTTCAAAAAAGAATTGGCTCGACATTGATGACGACATGGCTTGTGACGGTCTAATTGAATTTTTGCGTACGCTGTAA